The window ttaataaaaaaaacaataataataatcaggtgcaatatgatttattttttttaaatctgaaggCATAATACGTAGGGTTGtgttacaaaatataataaaaaaaatgtatttgcaccGTACAAAGGATACATTGAAATGCATGCGAAAACACTGCTTTTACAAATTGCATaattccaaagaaaaaaaaaaaagaaaaaagcaggtTCAAGTAAGGGTTTGTTCTGTTGAAAGAACAATTGTCAAAAGCACCCAATGACATATACCCCGATATATATAATTATCTATCTTTTTTCTCTTCATTCACTGGTAGATCGTTGACTGTATCATAAAGGCATTTTTCAACACATCTTCTTGGGAACCAGCCTCTAATGCGAACTCCAGCTtaaagcaataaaacaaacacaatgttaggggttttatttacaaatataaataagaGACAAGCATGCACCCCATTGAGCACGTGTGGGCTATCCTTCAACCGATCCCTGCACAGACAAGCATTCACCCCATTGAGCATGTGTGGGCTATCCCTTGACCGATCCCTGAACAGACAAGCATTCACCCCATTGAGCATGTGTGGGCTATCCCTTGACCGATCCCTGCACAGACAAGCATTCACCCCATTGAGCATGTGTGGGCTATCCCTTGACCGATCCCTGAACAGACAAGCATGCACCCCATTGAGCATGTGTGGGCTATCCCTTGACCGATCCTTGTGAAAGGGTCCCAGTAAACCCACTTCCAGTGACTCCTTCATACAGATTCTATGACAGGAATGAGCCGCAATTCCACAGACCAGGATTGCTGATCTAATTTACATAATATGTAAGCATGTTGCTGCCTTGCATTAGGCAAAGAAATGCACCACAAAGTGTTAACCCCACTCACATATTGTCAGTGCTTTGTACTGTATGGTTCCAGAATAAACTGTCTCTGTATCCTAGAAAGACTTAATAACCAAACCAGTGACTGAATCTGGGATACTCTATTGTAAAACATTCAACTAACTGCACTGTAAGTACGACTCAATGAGATGTTAATATATAGATTTACATTAACATTGTATTagtagaaaacaaaaatgttatactAGTTCAAACAGTTGAACTATTGATTATTTACTATTTAAGTACCTTTTACTTGTTCGTCATCAAGTACTTTGTCTCCATACATCCACCACCTGTGAAATCaagtcaaaatgtattaaatatcttTGGCTTTCATACATGTGCATGCATACACTGGCACAACAATATGGAGATACAGtatttagtaatactaaaataacaaTAACTGCAGTATTAAAGACACCAAAGGGATAATTCAGGTTTCAgtacacagcactgaaacagtCCCCATTGCAATTTCCCAACCTCTTAAATACAGTGAGCCACACATCACTTATTTCAGAATAATTTGAGATTTATTATTGATTTCCTGCTGATAGAATTACCAATGCGTATTCAGCTCTTTTTAAAACAGAGAGGTTTTGAAACGGTGCTAAACACAACACTGAATGATCCACGAAACAGCTTAGGAAGGGGTGTGAATAAGGTGGTAAATATATCAAGGGGTGATGACTAGGCTTACTTTAGCCCCCTGGTGGCAAAGATCATCTCTCCTTTGCGCAGTTTGATTCTAGGCTCTTCTGTGCAGGGCGTTGTAAAGAACGTTTTCACACCTTTGTTTAAAGGGCAACAAGCACCACTGTAATCCTCTATTACACGGTACTGTACCTGTCACAGAAACAACAATGTTAAACTCTTACTGCTCAAAGTGGGTGTTTTCTTAAGACCACAATTTCACTCTTTGATCTAAGATGAATTTGATTCCAGATTAGTTCTACTCAAACATTTGAATCCACAGACtcttgttaaaacattttaatcttTGCTACATTAAACATTTGCCAGTATAGTGCCTGTAGGCAGATAGTGATAGCTTATAAACACAGACTTTGATACACGACTAAGATTTAACCTATTGCACATGCATTGATTGCCCTCTGCTGTTCAGATTAAGTCAATGATGGACTTACACTTCTAACTCTCTTATCAGCTTTCTGCTTCAGCTGCTCAATCTgcaaataacaaaaggaaaagtaTATGTCAGCTCTTTGACAACTTTAAATATGTAATACTTCAGACACTGAACAGCTATATAGAAAAATAATGATAGTGTCAGGTGTGACTCATTCACACTAGCGTGCAGTAGGTTGATTGTCATACAaatagcattatatatatatatatatatatatatatatatatatatatatatatatatatacacacacacacacacacacacatatacacacacatatatatatattttattatatatatataataaaacataatatggtcttaaaataaacagaaaccaaaataAAGCGCCAGCTTGAGGTAAACTCAAAATCACATCTCCACAGCTTGAAAGAATGGTTTTAGCCTTATCTCTGCTGAAAATTAAAACCTACAAACTAAAGAAATAATTACAGAAATGTTACCGGTTGTGCAGTGCATTTACTTGAACAagagttattgtatttcttgctcttattgtattacttgtattgtaacgcttgaaatgtttttgcctacgattgtaagtcgccctggataagggcgtctgctaagaaataaataataataataataataataataattgccataTGAAGGCAAAAAGGtatgaaaaaaatgcatatcaTTATGTTTTAACTATGATGTTTATTTTCCATAGCAGCAAAATATCTTTTTCAGGTCCAAACAGGTTAAGTAGCCACTTTGAATAGTGAAGGCCCCCAGTTTTTTAAAAACTGATACATTGCAGAATGTTCATGAGATTGACAACCTTCAACTTTTGGATTGCTGAATTAACTCACAATGACAGAATGAAAACATGCAATGTTATGTAAAACTCATCACTGAATAAAATACTTTTCCAAAAATAGCCAATGAACACTTTATGAATTCTATTGATTAGATCCAACTGATAGCATCTTCTTTGATGCAGGGCGTTTGCGCTCATGGTTAAAGAGGGTGAATTGCAGGGCATTTGCACTCACTGTTAAAGTGTACTGGTCACATTTTTCTTGAACAGGCCACTCTATGCCATCTCCTTCTGGAATCCCAGACCAGGTAAACACCTGCTTAAAGTTCTCCCATTTACTTCCCAGGTCGTACGGAAAAATAAATTCTTCTCCTATTTGGTAATATTGTATTCTGTCTTTGGCCTGTGGATACATTTCATAGATAGTGTTATTTATAGAACAGTGCCTCAACACATcagaatataaataaaaacaattacagtttACAAATGTCCTACGTTTGTCATTTCTGCGAAAGCACATTTTGTGATTTCCAGTACAAAGCATTAAATAGGACCAAATACctcacaaacacatacaaaaataaaaattatgttTGGAATACATTTTACCTTTTCCTCAATCCAAACTTCAATTGAAGTTCTGTTTCTTAAGATCACTTTCATCTGTAGACAATAATTAATTATTTGGAaagcaattaaacaaaagcaGTAGAATGCACACCTTCAGGAGAATTTGTGCATGTTAATCACACGTTGTGCATTAATAATGAGGCGCTAAGTAAACAGATTATAGTGCTCCATATACTGCGGTATACAGTGGGATTTTGGACAGGGTAGTATACAAGAGTACACAAGGACTAAGGATGCTCAAACATGCATGGGGTAAGCATAATATTCTAAAAACTAGTGTATAAATATAAAGTTTCACACAGCAGAATGTAATAAGTACATATGGACATCTATATTTACAGTTTGATGTGTCTCTTGTTTTACTTAATTAGCATGTTCTATTAACAAAGAGGGTTTAGCTAACACCCTGTTTCAATGACTTGGCCTCATTTCAATTTGTGGTTACAAATCTACTGTACCTGAATGAAAAACAGCATTCCGACTGCTATGGTTGTGCCAAGTGCCAACCCTAAGGCAAACAGAGACATGGCAAAAGCAGAAACCCCAAAGGGAATAATGGGGCGTTGATCTCTTTTAACAGCGCTCATATCAATCTTTACAGAGCTCCACCCAAAAGATATCTGCAagttaaacataaaaaacaattgCCAAAAATTGGTGTAAAGAGAAAacaacttttatatatatatatatatatatacatgcacacacacacacacactggtgcaAGGAATCTAGCATGTTAATCTAGATAATCCCTTTCTGTACTTGTGTCTTGaatctttttttcatttcagtttacACAGGTCAGATGCAGGTCAAAGTTCATCACGGAGATTCAAACTCATAGCAGAAATGCATATTAGTAATGGAAATATGACTGCTTACCCGGTCGTAAAGCTGCGTGTACATAGTCATAATGAAAATAATAGCAGCATGGATGCAGCCAAGGGGGGCCAAAATCAGAAAGCTGGTGAAGTAAGCATGGTTCTGGTGGCCACAGCAGTTATTGATCCATGGACAGTGATGGTCCATCTTCATTACACACCTAAACATTCAAGAGAATAGTCGTTTTAGAAACCCTATAGTCTTGGAACTCACTCAGGAAATTCACAGGATTGGGTGCGGATACGGATATTAAGAAACtacagtaactgaaaacactcaaggtgaatgggggtgggggggagggtacAACTAGTCCCCCATTAAGATTATACTGAgtatatcatttatatatttcTAATTGATAATTATGCCTTTTCTATTGGTTTTTAAATTATGCAACTACAGTATCATACTGAGTGTGCACTTTGAAGTGTGTTGTGCATATAATCTGagcaaaacagaacacacagtaCTTGTAAGACTGATTTAACAGACCCTGACTGGCATTCACCTTGAACGACCTAATGTTAAGCTTAAGTAAGGTGGTACAGAATTAGTACTCATCAGGATCTGTGTACCCAGCTCTGAATGCTAATGGAAAGAAAAACTGATACTTATGACATTGATAAATCtgaataattgtatttataattctgtatttaaaatgaagtaaAACTAGGAATGTGGTATATACATAGAAagccaatattacaacagcataACTCCAACTCTAAGATGACCTGCACTGATTGAAAGAAATGCCAGCTCATGTATATGTACCTGTTACACTTGCGGCAGTGGTGTGACCGTGGTGCCTTGAATCCCTGGCACACTCTACAGTACTGCAGGCACATGCAGTCCTTTGAgctttcctgtttaaaaaaagaggCAGAACAGCACGGTTAAGACTTCAGGTGTTTTAAGATTAGGTTTGTGAAACTAGTTATGACAGATTTATTTACAAACACCCTCATAATCCTGAGCAGACATGGGTAAATAGTTAAATACCCCGATTTTAAAAGATCGTAATCACAGAAATTAAACTTGATAATAACCCTTGTGATTTAAGGGCTTGACTTCATGTTGACTGAATTTAAATGGGTTGAAAAATACACAAACTAAGCCTTTCAAATCCTATGTTTGGCTTTTGAACCACTGTGATTAGGAACATGCAGCTTTTGTGTTCTGGGAATTTGatccatttaattatttaaatattttactctGCGTTTGATGGATTAACATTAGGAGTGACAAATAAGATTACTAGGgttgaaaatgttttcctattttatattatcatttacacacacactcatCCTGTGGGTGTCCCCAAGCGTGTATTAAACTGTATGCATCTAGTTACTTTATACacacttaaaaatgaaaatatatattttatatgttttgaAAAAGTTAccactccttttaaaaaaaaaacaaaaaacattgatccCAGTGTTTGTTAGCATATCTTGGTTCCTTAAATTGTGTAAATGTGTTGAAACAACTTCAAAGATCAGTAAcaagcatatatatattatatatatatatatatatatacacacacacattatatatatatatatatacagtatatctatctatctatctatctatctatatatatatctatatagatatatatataagaaaaaagaaaaggatatttcaggtacttaaaaaggtggaataattgattacaaatcaatttttttcttttttcttattgatcattttggtacacagcagttttcctttttctcaaactttatatatatatatatctatatatatatctatatatagatatatatatatatttttatgatggATCTCAAATGGTTTAACTCCACtgaataaaatacaacattatcTGCCATGTGCTACATTGTGGTTACATCGTTAACATAGCCCCACGTCTGATCTTTAAGTATCCCTGTTAATTTCATTCGAATTTTTCCAGGAATATGTTCCAGCTATTTCAAATTTGCTTAAAATACGGGAATATAAAATTAAGACCCCCACGTTTCCAATCCCATCCACTCTTACCGGTTTCCACCCCAGAGGAATGTACCCAGGACCAACAAACATTGCATTGAAGTAGTTGTAAAGAATAAGAACAGTCCAGTTTATCAACATAATGAAATTAATGCTTCCCCCGGTGGTGTCCAAAGGCCAGTACCAAAGCACAGAGTCTAGAACGGCCATAGTTGAGCATACTGCTATCACCGTAAGGGCTATAAGTGGTCCCCAATGGCACACTCTCTTCAGTTCTTGAAGATTTTCAAATCTGATAAGTGAAGATAGTACGTTCATTTTTATTGTTAtcgaataaataaaaaaaaaactgggtaaAATCAGTTTTTCTTTTAGGGACCAAGGGACGGTTGCTGTATTTTTCCCCACAAGATTGAAGCTGTAGCATAAGAAGTTATGTGACAAGGTTGTCCTTCAGTGCATCCCAATACAAAATGCTTAAGCATCTTTTGGATCAAAATTTCTTCTTCAAAATGCGTACAATCTTGGTTTACTTATGTCAGAGGAATATGTCCCATCTAGgaggaagacaaaaaaaaaaaaaagttaatgtctGACAAACAGATCGGTCTGATCATAGCTATTTCTGGTAATCCAATGTGAAAGCCAAATTCTGGTAAAACATTAGAAACTACTACAACAGATAGATTTGCCTTGTGACCTtgtcaaaactgtatttaaaattaGACGACATCTCTAATTCGAACAGGTACACTTTCTGGAGGGgttggtgtttttttccccctgtgcAAGCTGGTTTGGGTAGACTCGAAGCGAAAATATTGTAGTATCTAGTTTGTACCGAATCAACCGTAGTATGTGACATGTCTACAGTCAATAACAAGCCTAGAACACAAATTACAAACCCCTGGTTTGTGTACATTTTCAATTCagcaacaataaacaaacaaacgagTTCTAAAGGAACTGACACAACGCTGTTGGATTGTCAGTATTGCTTCAGCTGCTCTATAGAAAGCCAGTAACATTTCCATATGTTAACCACACCTTTCTGATATTGTACATTTAAGACagaatgccatttaaaaaaaaaaatgtatttaaatatgaacagCAAGATTGCTCGACATTTAATctcaaacaataatattaaaTGAAATGGTTCACAGTCTTTGTCCACAAGAACCAATCAATTTGCCTGTATATATGTCAACACTATGtatgacaaaataataacaataataataatcgtaaAATTGTGGATATTCTTGTCGAGAGAAGAAAGGTTTATATAATTTGATCATTTTATTCGTCTTATTTTTACTTGAATTATTATAATGCTTTTTTGTGAAGTTGTATTCCCGGACCTTAGTCAATCCTTCCTTGTTCTTATCCTGACTGTTCTTGAGGAAGAAGCCATTACCAAACTGAAGTCCAACGCTGACCAATGGTTATATAAATCCTTGCGCTGACCAGGAAATGCAACGACTGTACAcactcaaaaaaaaataaaataataataataataataataataactaaaaacgaaccagtaaaatacaaatacgttctgttaatttacaaaaaaaaacaaaaaaacaaaaaaaaacaccgttCTCCAACACCAATATATCAATGCCGGTAAATAATTATTacctttttttctgtgaaacacaaactgtttatttaaattCGACCCACCTCCTCTGGTTGTGGCTGGTACTTCCCGTAGGTGCCCCAGCCAACTAAAACCAATCATATTACTCACGCGAAAATATTCtgatatatgttttaaaattaatataaagcatttttaaaaaaatacatgttttctttatAATTCACATGTAGtttgcaaatacattttcattttgtcAGTGGGTTTGCTACTTTATTCAGTGGACCCTTAGTAAGAGTTCCAGTTTCACATCGGACGAGAATTGTGGTGTACCTATCAGGAAGTGACGGTGACAAGTACTGTCACAGAAGTAAATTCTGGATtcgttcttatttatttaatcttgagattaaaaacaaacaaacaaacaaacaaacaaaaaaatgtcatcTGATTTTGAGACATACGAGCAGGATTTCGGGACCCTGACAGCTGAAATAACGAGCAGGATTGTAAAGATTCCTAAATTGGCTGGAGGTAAGGGAGCAGGGGGCATTGACTTgttattcaacaacaacaacaatacagctGAACATCTGCGCAACCAAAATTATAATTATCGCAAAAAACAAGGTTATAAGCGAAACGTGAGTTGGCAGTGCATGTGTGTACGAATTGATGGTTAAGACAGAACTGGAAACTCTGATCGTgagtttaaacataaaaaaacaagctGTATGTGTCTttaaaataacacagtaataagcaAATGTAGAACGATAATGCTGTAGTACACGCAGGTATGTATTCACGTCCTCCCTTGTTGGTTGGTGTTATTGATGATTACAGATCACATAACGCCTTATCCATTTAATGGAGTTCTGTTTGAGCTCTTTCTATTCATTTCACAGCTTTACTTTTGCTGTACAGCTGCTGAACTAGTCGTGCTTGTAACTCTGTTTAGGCTGCTGTCTAACTCAGCAGGGTGGTGTAAGACTGCAACAGTTTTAGGAGAACAAGTGAGCCGGTAAATTTCTGTATCACCAGATACAATACATTAAACCATTCTGAAGATACCTGTGCTGTATGTCCAGTTACACAACTGAGACAGTGTAGCCCTTCAGTCTTTTAAGAGGCATGTGTTTTATTAACTAAGCCCAATCATAAAATAATAGAACTGTCAGGATCATGTTGTAATTGTACAGGAAGTACAGTAAGGCATCCAGGTTGCTGCAAGGTGACTGGACAATGCAATTGACATTTCTATAGGGGCTTTcatcacacagagacagacacacacacataatgaatgaacaattaaaccattaaattaaaagcagtctaatacaaaatgtaatcaaaCACTGTGGTATGTGGTGTGCCATGGAGTatcattctgagagctctattactttttttttttttttttttaactgctataCCATTTTACAAGACTGAAAACAGTGTTAATTCAAAGCCTTTACAGTCAGGTTTTGAATTTGTCCACAGTCTGCTCTGATGGAAATGACCCAGAAGGtaatgcatttctgtttattgCACTCATGCTGTTCATATGTGTATAGAATCCAGATTAGTGTTACTCATTTGAAAATGTCTGAGTTTGTGAAACCCACAAAGCATGAACCACTGAGATCTGTAGGCCAATGTGATAAAAGACCAACCAGCAAATTGCAGTATTTAGAGGTCAAAAGTGCTATTGAAACAAAGCTAACTAGAGACCTCACGAAATTCAACGTGGTGTGTTACACATATTCAGTGATAGGGAATCTTGGACGCTAGACACATTTTGTACACCAAATAAGTAATCATGTCctatggaaaataaatatttttatagtGTGCACATCAATCAGTATGTTTCCAATTAACTTTGTTTAAACTTACGGGCCTGATTTCTAAAGCTTGCTAACTTATGTTGGGTAGCCTAAATGTTTGATAATAAAGCTCTGGATTTTTGCAGACTTCCCCATTTTCTCATAACCTATTTGATCTGCTGTTTATTTGGAGATTTTAAGCTCATTTAGTTTAttatcaatcttttttttaaaacaggtaagGGGCACTTTCAGCAGTATGCTTGAATCACCCATCCATTTTGTCCAATAGTGGGGGATTAAAAAATGTGGGTTCAAAAAGTGATCAAATCTCATACCTTGTTGGGCATAAATGCTGTCCAAAGTTAAACCCCACCTTTCCCAAGGCTGGGTGATATTACAGCATAGAGGGGTTGGGGAAACAAAACAGGCTAACCCAACACTTCTCAGGCAAGTATGTATGGTAATGCCTCTACACCAGTGTGGTTTACTTTGATTTATGGATTACTGAAGCTATTGTTGTAATACTGTAAATTAAAGTAAAGCTACTGATTTCACTACTGTTTAAAAGCATGTTACGGTTATGCATGCCATTCTGCAGGGTTTGTTAATGTCATTGGCTTTTATGTCACAGTATAAAGAGTGCAGATTTTGTTCTGAGATTTACACTAATAACAGATTTAGCTGATACTAAACTATGTGTGCCTGTTGAAGCAGGGATGCCAATGTAGGTGAATGATAAAGTTCCTTGATGTTTATGGGCTATGGGGGCTATGACTGTTTTATGATTGAAGAGCATGTTCAGTTGCTGCAGAATACAGCAATCAATCTAGAGATTAATag of the Acipenser ruthenus unplaced genomic scaffold, fAciRut3.2 maternal haplotype, whole genome shotgun sequence genome contains:
- the LOC131728377 gene encoding palmitoyltransferase ZDHHC6, which codes for MNVLSSLIRFENLQELKRVCHWGPLIALTVIAVCSTMAVLDSVLWYWPLDTTGGSINFIMLINWTVLILYNYFNAMFVGPGYIPLGWKPESSKDCMCLQYCRVCQGFKAPRSHHCRKCNRCVMKMDHHCPWINNCCGHQNHAYFTSFLILAPLGCIHAAIIFIMTMYTQLYDRISFGWSSVKIDMSAVKRDQRPIIPFGVSAFAMSLFALGLALGTTIAVGMLFFIQMKVILRNRTSIEVWIEEKAKDRIQYYQIGEEFIFPYDLGSKWENFKQVFTWSGIPEGDGIEWPVQEKCDQYTLTIEQLKQKADKRVRSVQYRVIEDYSGACCPLNKGVKTFFTTPCTEEPRIKLRKGEMIFATRGLKWWMYGDKVLDDEQVKAGVRIRGWFPRRCVEKCLYDTVNDLPVNEEKKDR